The window GATTTCCGGCAGGCGGTTGAGCGGCCGGCACCGTGATCATCCTCTGGGAAGGAAAGAAACCGACCGATGTAGTCCTATAGGCTTGGCTGTCCGGCACAGGCCAAGATGGGGATCCTAAAAAAAACTCCAGGCCAGGATCACGGAAAAGAAAGCTGTCAAAGGGTTAGGGGGCCGTTGATCACCAGGTTCAGGAAGCCTGTCCTGGAATAAACGGAAAATACAAGGGATTTTTTCATGGGTGATCCGGGGCTTGGCTCCACCCGCGCTTGAATGCCGGGATAGGTTCATCCGCCTTGGAAGCGATAAGGCAGATGGAGCATCGGCAAGGGATTGTTCCTCCCTTCTCGCCACCAATCACGGGGCTATGGCATGGGACATTAACCGTGATTTCCCCAACTTGATCGAGCTCTTCTGAACGAGGAGCCGGGGCAAGCACTCCGCCAAAGCCTGGGCAAAAAAGCTGACGGGATGCCCCCCCAAGGAATGTTTTGTTAAGAGTCCAACCCGAAGTGCCTGGAGCAGAACTTGGCTGACGTCGTGGGAGAGCTTCAGGGAGAGGGGCATGATCGGCCCTGTGATTCAAAACGGCGAAAGAAAAAAATTAAAAATAAAATAGACAATTTTTGCGATTTATTTTTGTAGTTTTATATTGTGAGTTCCATGATTAGCCAACCAAAAATCCCGTGGGAGATAGGCCAAGCCCTGAACACCTATCAGATACCTCGCTGGGGAGCAGGCTACTTTTCCATCAACAAGGAAGGAAACATTTGCGTCAGGCCCGTGCAAGATGCCGGACCGGAGCTTGACCTCTTCAAAGTCATCCGTGCCGCTTTCGGAAGGAAACTCCATTTCCCCCTCCTTTTGCGCTTCCAGGACCTATTGCGCCATCGTGTTCTCAATCTCAACCAGGCATTCAAAGAAGCGATCGAAGAAGCGGACTACAGGGGAAAATATCGAGCGGTTTTCCCCATAAAAGTAAACCAACTCCGTGAAGTGATCGAAGAGATCGTCGATGCAGGCTCTCCCTTTCATCACGGCCTGGAAGCGGGAAGCAAAGCTGAATTGTTTGCCGCATTGGCCATGCTCAAGGATTCCGAAGCCCTGCTCATCTGCAACGGGTTCAAAGACAGGCTTTTCGTCGATTCGATCTTTCTTGGCCGTAAACTCGGCAAAAAGGTAATCCAGGTCCTCGAAAAAGTTGAAGAATTGGATCTCGTGATCGACGGGCTCAGCCGTTTCAAAGTCGATCCCATCATCGGTGTGCGCATCCAGCTGGCTTCCAAGGGCAGAGGCCACTGGGCCTATTCGAGCGGCGATGAAGCGAAGTTCGGCCTTTCCACCGCGGAGCTCTTACAGGTCATCCAGAGGCTCAAGGAGAACCATTTATCCCACTGCCTTCAACTGATCCATTTTCATATCGGCTCGCAAATTCCCGATATCCTCACGATTAAAAGGGCGGTAAGAGAAGCAGCAAGATATTACGCCAGGCTTTATCAGCTTGGATTTCCCATCCAGTACATCGACGTGGGAGGAGGACTCGGCGTCGATTATGATGGAAGCAGGTCTACCGACTCGAGCATAAACTACTCCCTTCAGGAATATGCCCGGGACATTGTTTATAACATTGCCGAAATCTGCAACGAAGAAAAAGTTCCCCATCCCACCATTGTTACCGAGAGTGGAAGAGCGGTCGTGGCCTACCATTCCGTCCTCATTGTCGATGTCCTGGGCACCATCCAGAAAATAAAACCCGCAGGCTTACAACCCTTAAGCTTTCATTCCAATCACAAGCTTGTCCAGGATCTCATGGAGCTTAAAGCCTTACTCAACAAGAGAAATCGGCTTGAGAACTACCATGACAGTCTCCAGATCAAGGAAGATGCTCAAGCGATGTTTGACCTCGGCTTGCTCGATCTTCAAACCAAGGCTGAAATTGAAACCCTTTACTGGGAGATCTGCAAAGAAGTGGTCAACCTTTACAATGGAGCCAAGCAGGTTCCCGAGGAGATACGCAAGCTGCGCGAATCTCTCAGTGATCAGTATCTCTGTAACTTTTCGGTCTTTCAATCCTTGATCGACCATTGGGGACTTGGACAGATTTTCCCCGTTGTCCCGATCTCCATGCTGAATGAAAAACCCGACAGCCGTGGTTTTCTCGTGGACATTACCTGCGATTCCGATGGAAAAATCTGTTCCTTCCTGACCGGGGAAGAAAAACACCAGAGTTCCATCCCCTTGCACAGCCTGGATTCCAAGCCCTATCTCCTAGGCATTTTCCTCGTTGGCGCCTACCAAGACATCATGGGGGATCTCCACAACCTATTCGGCAGGGTGAACGAAGCCCACGTGTTTATCGATCCTGACGAACCCGAGGGGTTTTACATCGAAGAAACGATTCCTGCCTTAACCATCGGAGAGGCGCTGAGCGCGGTTCAATATGAACCGAAGATTCTTGAAAATGCCATGAAAAGCCAAATTGATAACGCGATCAAGCAAAACCTTCTTAAGCCCAATGAAGGCATGCGTCTTCTCGAATTCTACGAGAGCGGATTAAAAAAATCCACCTACCTAGAGATCGAATACGAAGAGCTCAATAAAAAGTCCGTCGCGGAAATCGAGTCAGAAAGAAGCTTGTTTTTTGGCCCCCTTCCCGGTTAAAGGGTTGTCCTCCCCTAGAAAGGGTTCCTCGGGCAAGCCCGGTGCATGAACAGGACAAAGCCCGAGGCGATCAGGGCCAACCCAGGCCTATAAAAAAAAGCTTGTTTTTGGAAAGGAAAGAAATGAGCGGTTTTCTCTTCCTTGATCCGCCCTTAGGCTTAGCTTTTCAAGAACCGTTCTTAACGTTTAAAAAATCTAGAGGAGTATCGATGGGTACCTCCTCTTTCTGGAGAATCTCTATGAATTTTCTCATTGCCGGGGTAAGCATCCTTCCTGATTTATACAGAATCCCAATCGGTCTATAGCAAGGGGGGCCGGAAAGCTCGAGCATCTTGAGGGTGCCATTCCTGATCTCCTGGGTAATCGTAGCCATGGGAACGATAGCCACCCCGGCATCGATTTCTACAGCCCTCTTCACCGTCTCGACATTATCAAACTCCATTACGGGTCTAAATTCAAGCCCCCTATCCCTAAAGAGCTTGTCGAGCTCCCTGCGGGTCGGCATGTCCGAACTAAAAGCGATGAACCCCTCCCTGGCTATTTCTTCCAAGCCGACCTCTTTTAATTGGGAGAAACGGTGAGTCGGGCTGCAGATAACCACCATGCGGTCTTTGCGGAAAGGCTCAATTTTGATCAGTTTTCTCGGCGAGGGATAAGCAACGATGCCGATGTCGCTATTGCCTTCTATGATGTCTTGATAAACTTGCCTTGAGTGGCGGTATTCGACCCGGATGTTAACTTCGGGGTAGAGTTTCAAAAACTTTTTCAAATAGTAAGGCAGTTCATGAAGACCGACACTGTAAATGGCCGAAACCCGGATGTTGCCCGAAACAGAAGCCTTGATTTCAGTAATTTTCGCTTCTATTCTTGTATAAATATCAACAATCTCCCGGGCGGCATGATAAAGTATTTCTCCTTCCTTTGTCAACTGCACCTTGCGGCTCCCTCTCTCAATAAGAGGAACACCAAAACGCTCTTCAAGGGAACGAATCTGCTGGCTGACAGCAGATTGACTGATCTTGTTCAGTTGGGCAGCCTTGCTAAAACTACGACTTTCTACAAGATCCCTAAAGGCTTTGAGCGTTTCTATTTGCATCGAACTAATTTTTAGTAAAACTAATAATTTGTCAAATTATGAATTTTTCTTTTTACTCGGCATCAATCCAAGAAAGGTTAGAAAAACTTCAATATAAAATTGAAACGGCTTCAAGGAAAAGCGGCAGAAATCCTAAGGATATTACCCTCGTCGCGGTAACAAAGGGTTTTGGACCGGAAGTCGTTGAAACTCTCCTGCGGATGGGCATCGTTCACATCGGAGAAAACCGTGTTCAAGAAGCTCGGCTTAAAAAAGAGCAAATTGGAGAAAAGGGGATATGGCATTTCATCGGACACCTTCAGAAAAACAAAATAAAGCTCACTTCCCATCTTTTTGATTGGATAGATTCTGTTGACGACCTCGAGGATGCCAC is drawn from Methylacidiphilum infernorum V4 and contains these coding sequences:
- the speA gene encoding biosynthetic arginine decarboxylase; translation: MISQPKIPWEIGQALNTYQIPRWGAGYFSINKEGNICVRPVQDAGPELDLFKVIRAAFGRKLHFPLLLRFQDLLRHRVLNLNQAFKEAIEEADYRGKYRAVFPIKVNQLREVIEEIVDAGSPFHHGLEAGSKAELFAALAMLKDSEALLICNGFKDRLFVDSIFLGRKLGKKVIQVLEKVEELDLVIDGLSRFKVDPIIGVRIQLASKGRGHWAYSSGDEAKFGLSTAELLQVIQRLKENHLSHCLQLIHFHIGSQIPDILTIKRAVREAARYYARLYQLGFPIQYIDVGGGLGVDYDGSRSTDSSINYSLQEYARDIVYNIAEICNEEKVPHPTIVTESGRAVVAYHSVLIVDVLGTIQKIKPAGLQPLSFHSNHKLVQDLMELKALLNKRNRLENYHDSLQIKEDAQAMFDLGLLDLQTKAEIETLYWEICKEVVNLYNGAKQVPEEIRKLRESLSDQYLCNFSVFQSLIDHWGLGQIFPVVPISMLNEKPDSRGFLVDITCDSDGKICSFLTGEEKHQSSIPLHSLDSKPYLLGIFLVGAYQDIMGDLHNLFGRVNEAHVFIDPDEPEGFYIEETIPALTIGEALSAVQYEPKILENAMKSQIDNAIKQNLLKPNEGMRLLEFYESGLKKSTYLEIEYEELNKKSVAEIESERSLFFGPLPG
- a CDS encoding LysR family transcriptional regulator, which produces MQIETLKAFRDLVESRSFSKAAQLNKISQSAVSQQIRSLEERFGVPLIERGSRKVQLTKEGEILYHAAREIVDIYTRIEAKITEIKASVSGNIRVSAIYSVGLHELPYYLKKFLKLYPEVNIRVEYRHSRQVYQDIIEGNSDIGIVAYPSPRKLIKIEPFRKDRMVVICSPTHRFSQLKEVGLEEIAREGFIAFSSDMPTRRELDKLFRDRGLEFRPVMEFDNVETVKRAVEIDAGVAIVPMATITQEIRNGTLKMLELSGPPCYRPIGILYKSGRMLTPAMRKFIEILQKEEVPIDTPLDFLNVKNGS